From Capra hircus breed San Clemente chromosome 1, ASM170441v1, whole genome shotgun sequence, the proteins below share one genomic window:
- the LOC100861311 gene encoding keratin-associated protein 6-1, producing the protein MCGYYGNYYGGLGCGSYGYGGLGCGYGSGYGSGFCRLGCGYGSCYGSGFHRLGCGYGCGYGYGSRSLCGCGYGCGYGSGFGYYY; encoded by the coding sequence ATGTGTGGCTACTACGGAAACTACTACGGCGGCCTCGGCTGTGGGAGCTATGGCTATGGAGGCCTGGGCTGTGGCTATGGCTCTGGCTACGGCTCTGGCTTCTGCAGGCTGGGCTGTGGCTATGGCTCCTGCTACGGCTCTGGCTTCCACAGGCTGGGCTGTGGCTATGGCTGTGGCTACGGCTATGGCTCCCGCTCTCTCTGTGGCTGTGGCTATGGATGCGGCTATGGCTCTGGCTTTGGCTACTACTATTGA